In Carassius gibelio isolate Cgi1373 ecotype wild population from Czech Republic chromosome B17, carGib1.2-hapl.c, whole genome shotgun sequence, the genomic stretch GTGGCACACAAATATATGTATGAGAGAAATGTGCCTGTATGTTCTCTTAATTCAGCTGCTTTAGCCAAGTGCTCTGATTCTCTTGAAGATGGCATTGTAGCCAGACCTTCCAAAATGGGAAAAAACCTACAGCCGGCAGAGGGACGTCATTCATCAAATGGTGCTGCAGCTCCACCTTTTCAGAACGAACCATATGTTGTTTCACCACCCAAAACTAAAGTGGGTGCAAATGAGCAGGTTCAAATAACCTGTGTCCAAAGTGTAAACCAGTTCTATGGCCATTTTGCTGAAAATACTGATACAGTTAGGAAAATTACCAAAGATATCGAACAACTCTGCTGCAAGCCAACACAAGAAAAGTTTTCAATTTACCCTAAGATGATGTGTCTTGCTAAATATGCTGATGGCCTCTGGCACAGAGGACAAATTGAATCGATCTATCCAAAAATACTCGTCCAATTCGTAGACTATGGTGACCTGGTGGTTTTGGAGAAATCTGATATTCTGCCACTTCCTCCGAAAGCTAGTGCAATTGCATCCATTCCCATTCAGGCTGTTCAGTTTGAACTTTTCAATGTAACATTACCTGAGCAATGTGAGCTTAATGAGTGGTTTAAAAACAACACTACAGACCGCATGTTCACTGTGATTGTTAAACAGAATTCTTCAGGCAAACTATCAGTGGAGATGTATGATGAGACAACCAACCTCAACTCAAAAATTAAAGAGCAGTGGAACCAAAAGTCTAAAAGAAATGGGTCTAACATCAGCAGAGGATTGGAAAAGGCTCATAATTTCAACAAGTCCTTAGAAGGCATGGAGTCTAGTGCCGTGAGACGCAATTTCAACACTACATCACAAGCACATAAGACCTCCAAGAAAGTCCCAAAACCAGCTATTCAAGGCACATTGGAACAAAACTTACAGGCTGTTACTAGTCACATGACTGGACACAGTAGAGCTAGGCCTAATGTTTTACAGCAGCAAGTGTCATGTCATTATCCAAAGCTCAGTGATCTACCCTCGAAAACGTTGAATGCAGGATATGTTTCAGACATCTATGTTTCACATTGTAATAGTCCATCAAGTTTCTTTGTACAATTGACAAGTGATGAAGATGAAATATTTTCTCTTCTTGATGCACTTAATTCTGCTCCTTTAAGTGATGCACAAGTTGAACTAGACCTGTTGCGGTCAGGTGACCTGGTGGTAGCTGAATATCCTGCTGATGAGGCCTGGTATCGTGCTGTTGTTCAGAACAAGAAAAATGGCATGGTTCATTTGCAGTTTATTGACTTTGGCAATGAGGCAACACTCTTGCCCGTTAAAATAAGGCAACTGGACAAGCAGTTCCTCAACACCCCCaggttcagtattcagtgcacaCTTGAAGATGGTAGAAGAGGAAAAAGAGATTGGACTCAGGAAGAGATAATGACTTTCAAAAAAGCAGCAGGTGAAAGCGGTGAGAAGAAAATTCGGTGCAAGTTCATCCTAGGGGACGTATCTGCTTGGATTGTCAGTTTAGATCTTGAGGAATGGCCTTTGTTTAATGCTACTCTCAAACCAGGTGCTCAAACCAAATCCCAACTGCACTACAATGAAGAAACCTTAGCATTCAAGGAACCAGCTGTAACTCAAGGACAAATTGTGGACGCATATGCTTCATCTATTGCTGGACCAAATTATTTTTGGTGCCAGTTCAAAAACTCAGAGGATCTTGACAAAATCTCCCTGCTTGCACAAGAAATTGGAAACTCTAGTCAAGCAAAGCCCATTCAGCCAGATCAGTTATGTCAGGGACCATGCCTGGCACTCTTTTCTGACCAGCTGTGGTACCGTGCACAGGTTATCAACACACATTCTAAAACGGTCTCTGTTCTTTTTATAGATTATGGCAATGAGTCTGAGTTTGACCTAAACCTGGTTAAATCCCTTCCCACCAAGCTGTTAGAAATCCCCCCACAAGCATTTCTTTGTCAGTTAGAAGTTTTGGGGTCCGTAGATGGCACTTGGAGTGATGCTGCAACTGACAAATTCTTTGAGCTTCTGGTGGATGAACCTTTAAAATTGACTATTCAGAATAAAGTCATGTCCTCTGACCTTCCGGACTGTCCTCAGTATAGTGTACTTGTTGAATGTAATGGGATAAGTGTTAATGATCTTATGAAAGATTACTGGTGTGATCCCAAATCTCAAGTTTGTAGTGAAGTGACAATGGATGCTAAAACAAAACCCACTGCAGGGAAGGAAAGTTTTGGTGTAACAAGCTCTGAAACTGTTCAAAAAGATAATGTTCTCAACTCTGGGAAGTTAAATGGTGGTGCATCAAATGATGTAAACCCTGAACTTCATAGCTTTGTCGCTCAGATTTCACAAAACAAATTAGTTGCAGCCGAGACCCAAGAGCAAAGCATGACATGCCCAACATTGACCACAGCAGTTGGAAACATGATGATTCCTGAAGTATCAGTGCAGTGTTTACCTCAAGCTGTAGATCTTCCTCTACGTATGATAGAACCAGGCAAGGTGTCTGAAGTTTATGTTTCGCACATCAACAGCCTGACAAGTTTTTTTGTTCAACTGGTAGAAGATGAGAATACATTATTCACCCTCACCGAGCTACTGAATTCCCATCAGCCATCAGAGAACGATGAAATTCATGCAACCAGTGTTCAACAAGGAAGTTTGGTGAGGGCCGTGTTTCCTGAAGATGATTCCTGGTACCGTGCTGTCATAAAGGACATGACCGAAAATGGCACGATCCAGGTAGAGTTCATAGATTTTGGAAATGAGGCGACTGTTTCTCTCCTTCAAATTCGCCGACTTGATGAGCAACTACTGTCTTACCCGAGGTTCGGCATTCACTGCAGCTGCAGTCTAGATGATCGATTCAATGCGCAGAAGGGAATGACGGAGCAGATATTTCacttcaaaaaattatttggtgAAGCTGGTGAGAACACGCTGTCTTGCAAGTTTATCAAAGAAGATGGCATCACTTGGGAAGTGAAACTGACTCCCTATGGCATCACATCTGATTCAAGTGACAAATGGGATAGTTTAGAATTAAATGCATCACCGGTAGTATCTGAACCTGTGAAGGAAACATTCCAGCTGCTCTTCAAGAAACCAGATGTCTCTTTGGGGCAGACAGTAGAAGTCTTTGCATCAAGTGTTGTTAGACCAGATTACTTCTGGTGCCAGTTTTCAAACTCTGAAATACTTGACCAAATCACCCTTGTTGCCCAAGAATATGGGAACTCGAGTGAAAGACCTCCGATTAAGCTGGATGATTTGGATGCTGGAAGCCCGTGCCTGGCTCTTTTCTGTGACGATCAGATGTGGTATCGTGCACAGGTTattaataaatgcacaaacactgTATCTGTCCTTTTTGTTGACTTCGGAAACGAGTCTGAAACCAGTGAAGACTCTGTTAAGGCACTGCCTTGTGATTTGCTGGAAAGTCCACCTCAAGCTTTTCTGTGCAAGTTGGAAGGGTTTGATCCTTCCAAGGGATCTTGGCACAGTGCAGCTGTTGACACCTTCTACGAGCTTTTAGTGGATAAACCTCTGAAACTGACTGTGCAGGGCATTGACACTTCAACTGATCCTAACAGCCCTCCATATTATGTTAATGTTGAGTCTCCACAATATCTTGTAAATGAGCTGATGACAAAATTTTGGAGCGGTTATGCACAAAATGATCAGAACTCTTCTGAGGTGATTGAatcctgtgaaaaattaaatatatcaacCTCTGATCAACTTGTTTCAGAGGATAAACTAAGGGTGAGCCTTGCAGTTTCTACAGAGGATATGCACACAATTGAATCTCATGGTGCAGAACAACATGGAGCTAATCAGATTGCACCATCAGAAGTAAACGGTGACTTGCATAGTGTACCTGAAAAGAAAGTGGATGATCAGCTTGATGGAGCAGATGTGATTGCTGCTGACACAAATCCTGATGTCACTACTGATGATCCTACAGGAATTCTTTCAGATTTAGAAATGCATGAAGTATGTCATGAATCTGATGATGGAGTTCCTGTTTTATCAGCTAAGAAAATGCTGCTGAACACAGAGGAAAGTATAAAAGATGTAGAAGATGGAGGATCTGAaaaaggtttgtgtgtgtttctgtacctGATTTTTCTTCATATTGGATCAAATTGGTGATAATTACTTACAGGCGTATTTTGCTcacaatgcttatttatttttcagatgaCAACCTGAGGATGACCAGCAGACGTACAGATTGGGTAGCTGGTTTACAAAATCCAATGTTACCCATggtatttgcattttttattttatttatttttttggcatgtGGGCTTTTAACGAGTAATCTTTTAAAATtagtaactgtatttttttattttttaggtttgCACTGAAGATTCCTGTGACTCTGTTAAGTGCATCTTCAAATGAAcagaattttaaatgttatttattgtgaAAAGGTATAAATAGTTTTTCATAGGGAGAATGAATTTAAACTGACACATATTTGTTTCAAACAGACTGTTTGAATTGTTGAGATTGATCAACATTGTTTCATTGCACAGTTCTGCTCTCCCTTCACTTAAGTCTGTAGTGGGGTTTCTCCTTAGTGTGTagctatttttctttatttggagGTGTTTGAATAATTTGTTGGAATAAAATCTGTTCATATAATTGGGTTTGTGTTGTTGTGGTTGATTCAACATTTATAAAGGTGGAAAAAATTGGATATGTGTACTTGAAAATTTAGTTGAGACGTTTTCCTAATTCATAGTGTTTATTCTAATTTTTTCACTCTCTAATGCCATGATTTGCTGGGTTTCAATGAATACATCAATCTCCAgtcaaaataaatgtacagtaaactATGTAAGCGAATCtcctgaatgtgtgtgtttcaggatttCAGGTCTATTCTCACAGTACAATATGCAGTACAAGGTTCTTTCTCAAGGGGGAGCACAGCGGCACAGAAACCTTCGACGAGTATTCATTCAGATCTAATGGCTGTGTTATTTTTCATCTGTACTAAACATGTTACATTACAacgcatatatatacatataaattcaTCTGAGTGGTACCTGACATGCTTATGTAAATCCG encodes the following:
- the LOC127975834 gene encoding tudor domain-containing 6, whose product is MCSIPSLPKIGSSMTVQITRVNLNQQTVLVQFGGSLNNGQETREAYQQLKKDIEVPRKRQHTFEGKPGEVCLVYEDRTWHRARILSKSELEYKLFLIDDGKLLWASSEVLTKCPRNLCSPPPKVELCILANVSPLCLESAWSVAASKFIRSLCGKDISGCVQDVLMPSRIIILDIPSISKQMYELGFATKTPNEDFRSLVIHSLHFPRRNPFIQSDLDATNGQQEHASDPEKLHQYLCPELLPGTIEIITVTQVIHPLKIYCKLRVFSLELKKLNDQLHEYYEHSFSAQMPMLLYDGSPCATKGSDGKWYRSVLQQSTVSDVVKVFHVDYGIGDFVKLCNIRPLSPRFFKLPVVTYACSLHGVIDKGIGWRTEQIDYLKSVVLDQILVGKFEHHSVNEGVYYITLYGNDNGKVNNTFGHREQCLSVTERTCDDQTLKTLSKVAHKYMYERNVPVCSLNSAALAKCSDSLEDGIVARPSKMGKNLQPAEGRHSSNGAAAPPFQNEPYVVSPPKTKVGANEQVQITCVQSVNQFYGHFAENTDTVRKITKDIEQLCCKPTQEKFSIYPKMMCLAKYADGLWHRGQIESIYPKILVQFVDYGDLVVLEKSDILPLPPKASAIASIPIQAVQFELFNVTLPEQCELNEWFKNNTTDRMFTVIVKQNSSGKLSVEMYDETTNLNSKIKEQWNQKSKRNGSNISRGLEKAHNFNKSLEGMESSAVRRNFNTTSQAHKTSKKVPKPAIQGTLEQNLQAVTSHMTGHSRARPNVLQQQVSCHYPKLSDLPSKTLNAGYVSDIYVSHCNSPSSFFVQLTSDEDEIFSLLDALNSAPLSDAQVELDLLRSGDLVVAEYPADEAWYRAVVQNKKNGMVHLQFIDFGNEATLLPVKIRQLDKQFLNTPRFSIQCTLEDGRRGKRDWTQEEIMTFKKAAGESGEKKIRCKFILGDVSAWIVSLDLEEWPLFNATLKPGAQTKSQLHYNEETLAFKEPAVTQGQIVDAYASSIAGPNYFWCQFKNSEDLDKISLLAQEIGNSSQAKPIQPDQLCQGPCLALFSDQLWYRAQVINTHSKTVSVLFIDYGNESEFDLNLVKSLPTKLLEIPPQAFLCQLEVLGSVDGTWSDAATDKFFELLVDEPLKLTIQNKVMSSDLPDCPQYSVLVECNGISVNDLMKDYWCDPKSQVCSEVTMDAKTKPTAGKESFGVTSSETVQKDNVLNSGKLNGGASNDVNPELHSFVAQISQNKLVAAETQEQSMTCPTLTTAVGNMMIPEVSVQCLPQAVDLPLRMIEPGKVSEVYVSHINSLTSFFVQLVEDENTLFTLTELLNSHQPSENDEIHATSVQQGSLVRAVFPEDDSWYRAVIKDMTENGTIQVEFIDFGNEATVSLLQIRRLDEQLLSYPRFGIHCSCSLDDRFNAQKGMTEQIFHFKKLFGEAGENTLSCKFIKEDGITWEVKLTPYGITSDSSDKWDSLELNASPVVSEPVKETFQLLFKKPDVSLGQTVEVFASSVVRPDYFWCQFSNSEILDQITLVAQEYGNSSERPPIKLDDLDAGSPCLALFCDDQMWYRAQVINKCTNTVSVLFVDFGNESETSEDSVKALPCDLLESPPQAFLCKLEGFDPSKGSWHSAAVDTFYELLVDKPLKLTVQGIDTSTDPNSPPYYVNVESPQYLVNELMTKFWSGYAQNDQNSSEVIESCEKLNISTSDQLVSEDKLRVSLAVSTEDMHTIESHGAEQHGANQIAPSEVNGDLHSVPEKKVDDQLDGADVIAADTNPDVTTDDPTGILSDLEMHEVCHESDDGVPVLSAKKMLLNTEESIKDVEDGGSEKDDNLRMTSRRTDWVAGLQNPMLPMVCTEDSCDSVKCIFK